The Ralstonia pseudosolanacearum genome includes the window TGCGGCTTTTCCTTGCCCAGGCTCACGGATTCCATCTGGCTGTCGGGCACGCCCAGCGAGGACAGCGCGCGGCGCACGGCCTCGGCACGCTTCTGGCCCAGCGCCAGGTTGTACTCGCTGGTGCCGCGCTCGTCGGTGTTGCCCTGGATCAGCACCTTGCGCTGGTTGTGCGACTGCAGGTAGTGCGCGTGCTGGGTCAGCAGGCCCTGGTACTCCGGCTTGACGGTGTAGCTGTCGAAATCGAAGTACACGCTGCGCT containing:
- the pal gene encoding peptidoglycan-associated lipoprotein Pal, with the protein product MPKSQTMIKLAAIAALLALGACSSGVKLDDTAKNATGAAAGADTRNVTPVDVSRDELTDPNSPLAKRSVYFDFDSYTVKPEYQGLLTQHAHYLQSHNQRKVLIQGNTDERGTSEYNLALGQKRAEAVRRALSSLGVPDSQMESVSLGKEKPQASGHDDESWAQNRRSDIVY